TCAGTATCAGGTAAAAAAAGTGAAAGAATGGATGGGTCTGGATCACAATAACTTTGGAGGAAGGTGAGACTTACTGTGTTGATTGCTGtaaaattttgacagttaatTATCTGTGGTTAGTTTGgtttattttgtaatatcagTTGCCAGGGTAATTAACAGATAACATACACAATCCCCATATCATTTTTAACCAAAGAAATTGAAAAGGACACCACATTTTTTCTGAAAGCCGATGCCAGTTATACCAATGAACCCCACTTTATGATCAAAGAATTGAACCCCATTTATGGAACACCCAGTGCAAACCCTGGATCATATTTCCTTGAAGGGTATTGCAGAAGTATCACTCCACTGCAGGTCTATAATACAAAACACCCGAACCATATACTCTTTGACCTTAGACAGTATATGTtaagtagttatctccccttcatatttgattaataCCTGTAGTCTTAATGATGCTAACCGCCGACAAGTTGTGTTTTTCCTCTATCATAAACAGGATCAGACAAATTAGAATTTTTCCTCAGTTACAAGaattactttataccattaccaccattgaaaagtctgagcttcttatttaaattcaagatattaaaaataattaattgcgtcctggAAAAGTCTATGTCACTATGCTCTTTATGGATGAAATAATTGTTGTGCATCCACCAAAagtaaaatatgttatatttacataattatataccaattatagttcaaagGATAAGTatcttttatgctctgtcggcggtggagcatcttaaatcAATAGTCTGAATCAACCAATTACGtactatttgaaatatttaaaaaaaaaaaaaaaaaaagagtataAATCTGCCcagcattatatatacatatataaccacTTTAAGCAATTAACTCTGCTGTTTGTACGTAATAGTTTTAAGTTGGTTCTTGAagaatataaatgtatacatatactagAAAAAAATTCTGTCTCAGTATATCagtgtatatacagtattaccctataaatatacatgttcaGAATTCATTGTGTCAATATCTTATTGATTATTGATGAATAATGTTCTCAGCTACGTAGATCTAGAGTACCAGGTAAGTATTGATTTGCTAATGAGGTCAAATTTTACACACCACTGCTTGATGAACATGTAAGGCAGTAGACTAGAAATTTTCTGACTTAAACAAACCTCAAACAAGTTGTCTCACAATAACTTGCATATGTACTTACAGATATATGGGAATGGGGTGATTGGAATTATTTTATTCTATGTCATATTAACAGCGAGGGtgatttaaggatgtgtcaggaTCTGAAGGTAGAGAAAAgtcagagtacccagagaaagaTCCCACCACTGACCTGAGGTCAGCAGTTTTTGGCCTTGCAACCCAGAGGTCAAGGTAGTGGTACCGGTAATATATCTGAACAGTTAAACCACTAGGTAGCCCCTTAAAGGCATGAGATGTCAAATTGTTATCATCTACAATCCTGTCCATGTTGTTATAGATCTCTTGGATACACATTGCTCCACGGAGCCTATATTCTTTAGCTTGAAAAGGGGGCCAGGGACTTTTGAATTAGTCATTTCTAGtcataaaaattgaaattgtaaatctaataaacatgttaaaagttcaaataaaatcaaaactgCAAATCTGAAGTATCAATTTGGATAATTCAGATAtcaatttataaacaatattgcCATTTTCAATGAGGAATGGGGCCCAAAATGCTCTACAGAATAGACTCTGATCCTATTAATGTTTCCTTATTCACCATCAGTATGGTAACTTAGGGGTGCTGTCTATTTCTATTCATCAGAGGTTCACTTAGACAAGTAGTATCAACGACGTCTTGTACCAAAATTATGTCTGTACCAAAATGTTCATCAAAATAAGTTCTGTACAAAATAGGTCTGTCACTTAGACAAAGGTCCTGTGTGTATCAAAAGGCCTTACTAGCGAAATAGGTCATGTCCTGTACAAAATAACGGTCATGTCTGTACAAAATTAGGTCCTGTACCAAAATAGGTCATGTCCTGTACCAAAATTAGGTCCTGTCCTGTACCAAAATAAGGTTCTGTCCTGTACCAAAATAAGGGTCATGTCCTGTACCAAAATTAGGTCCTGTCCTGTACCAAAATAGGTCCTTTCCTATGTCCTGTACCAAAATTAGGTCCTGTCCTGTACCAAAATTAGGTCCTGTCCTGTACCAAAATTAGGTCCTGTCCTGTACTAAAATTAGGTCCTGTACTGTACCAAAATTAGGTCCTGTACTGTATGGAGTCGTAAAATAAGGTCCTGTCCTGTACCAAAATTAGGTCCTGTCCTGTACCAAAATTAGGTCCTGTACTGTATGAGAATAAGGTCCTGTCCTGTACCAAAATTAGGTCCGACAAGATGTACGTGTATCAATGATGGTCTGTCCTGTAccaaattaggtcactgtgacaaACATTGTCACTTTTAAACCCGAACCAATTTAGGTCAAGGCTATATTACCATGCCACTAGTAATCAACATCTGGGTTTCGGGTTCAAATCCCACAGAGAGGGTTGCCAGGTACTGGTAATAGATTGGTAGTGTTTCTCTGGACTTGGGACAAAAACAAACCTTATTAAACATGCAGCGGTTTGCTAATAGATACTAGATTGATTTTTTGTGATGTGAGATGATGTAAATTAACCTATCATTATAAATTGACATAGTCAAGGGTCattaataattaatacattGATCCCTAATGTCATGATTGTGTTGTAGGCTGCACTTCACACATGCCATGATGACGCCTCCTTTGGTTGAAAACGTGAAGGGATTTGTATACAGCAAACCTCCTCTCGTCATTTTCATGATATGTCTCGGTGGCTGTGCAGTGGTTCTGCTGACCTTGGCCTATATTGTGAAGGTCAATGACCAGCTTATTAATCCTGATTTAACAAAGGTAAGTGTTCCAGTGAACtgtattagaaataattaatttaagtcTTATAATGGCATTAAGCGGTCATGAACACATGTGCTTCCCAAACAGACTTTCAAGACAAAAAGATAGAATTTCAAgtgatgttttgattttatattgaattatgCATTGAGTCAAAGAACCAAGTATTTTATCATAACCCTTTATATATATCCTGTCATgacaacatgtacaaaatgtatgttacTGCACACTAGGGCCTGCCGTGATAATGACCTAGAGTGTGGCATGGTCATGGCATGTACCTGCGTATAGTGTGCAACCCAATTTTATGTATTGTCTGATTGAATCATTTATATCCCAACTTAATTATTCCCTCAATATCTTGTCAAAATATATGATGGTGAGAAagggttattttttttctgcattCTATTCATTTCCTACCGGTAAATCTTTTCCATAAATGACAAGAAAATTCAATCAATTATCTTAAccaataattaaattaaataagtcATTGGATACTAACCAATGATCAATTATAAAGTTTAGTCGTTTATACACAACACTACTGAAAATTCATGTtcattacattatatagatCATTGCATGCTGTTGACTGTTAGGTTAGAGTTCTTTAAGGCTCATATCTCAGACTTACGATtcctttgtaatgttttatatgttattactgtatttgacctGTGTCCATGGCACTTTTAAAAGTAATCGGGAAAAATTAGGGGAGTTTAAAAGAGCCAAATTTGAACTACCCTAATATTAGAGCAGAAAGTAAGAAAtcaatcaatttacaaaagaaataaaataaagaaaccagtttagttttcatattttcatatgtCTTCATTTAATTTGAGGTGAATGAATTCGAAATTGAGACTTCAAAATAGTTGGGGGGATGGAGGCACTTATTTGGTCAAATACGGAAACTAGTTTGTACAGTTATTCCAAAAGCTTTTATctaaattgttttcaaatattcacATTATATTACTAGGTTATATTAGGCAGTCATACAAAACTCAAACTCTAAAATCTAGCCAACAAAATAATTCAATCTACTGTTGTTATCTTATGCCACAGGATTGGaatcatattattattaaaaaaaaatggaaatctAGCCAATGAGATAATTCAAGCTACTGATGTTATCTTATGTTACAGGATTGGaatcatattattataaaaaaaaaatggaaatctAGCCAATGAGATAATTCAAGCTACTGTTGTTATCTTATGTTACAGGATTGaaatcatattattataaaaaaaaaatggaaatctAGCCAATGAGATAATTCAAGCTACTGATGTTATCTTATGTTACAGGATTGaaatcatattattataaaaaaaaaatggaaatctAGCCAATGAGATAATTTAATCTATTGTTGTTATCTTATGTCACAGGATTGAAaccatattattataaaaaaaaaattggaaatttAGCCAACAAGACAATTCAATCAATTGTTATTATCTTTTGTCATGGGATTGgaattattatattaaaaaaatggaaattagCCAACAAGATAATTCaatcaattgttttttttatataataggATTGGAATCGTTTTCTTGATAATTTTTCGGAGCTGGAATTTTGTATGATCGGAAACTCTACTACATATCCTGATGATGTGCCGTCTGGATCCTCCAAGTTAACGGACAAACTGGATGTGATCAGTAACCGGCTGGTGGGGTCACCAACTACCACCGAAAGGTCACCGCAGACAGGGGATAATGTTGTGTAAGTCTCGTATCATTATAGATAAGCACTTAGAAAATTTAAACTACAACTGGAATGGATCAGCATAACTTTGTGTACCactatgtaaatatttttattgatgatTTATCAATGAATAAAATTTACCGATGTAATATAAGTGTTAAGCATGGTGCATGATCAGATAAACTTAAACAACCTGAATTGATTAGATTGAGGTtggaatgttttgttttgtttgtttttttgcaaaattttgtaaTGAGTATTTACTGTATTCGTGGTAATTAGCGCCTATGCAGCTTAAAAAATTAACAAGGGGGTGAGGGGAGCTTACTAGGTAACGAAAAATGTAAGTCTACAAAAAGTCAGCCAAACTCTTTCTATATTCCATGTAATATATACAGTTGTAAAACATggttaaatccatgggatgggagGGGGGCATTTATATAACGTCAACTCCTCCAGAAGGGCGTTAATTACAGCAAATACGGTAATATCTTTTTGCTTTGACTTTATAAACATTTAAAGCTGAATATGTTATCccttcatttcagtaatacatCCCTAACCATGATGGTAGAAATGAGACCAACTCCACATTTCAACGAGATCACACAAAATGTAACATTCCTGTTGTCAACGGTAACCGGCAGCCAGATTGGACTTTCAGGTATACAGATATATGTTAAGCTCTCTGCTGAAAATGTTTCTATCAAAAACTAGCTAGTTATAACCAAAAATATATGGATGCATCTCTTAAAAAttcacatcacatacatgtaccataaaTCCTGTGTGCAGTACGCTGTGACATTAACTTCCAGGTCAGATTAGAAGGATATGGCCTTGCTATTACATTATTCTATCACAATTAGTGTAAAGATGTTATGTTGAAGCCTGTAATAAAGCTGAATCAGGCAGAAATATTCTACAGTAACCAGCTTTGAACCAAAAGTCAGAAGTCAACATTGGGTATATCTTTGTATTGAAATAGAAAAGTTTTTCAGCACTAACATGATAGATAAAGATACATGGTTGGGcaccacaacacaccacataatTTTCATGAAACTGATATATAGGACAACTTTTAATATTGAATCTTTGAGAAGTAATGGAAAGGCTGCAAGTTAATTATACATGATGGGACATTTTAATAGAATTAATGAATATGAGACTTTGTGATCGAACAATTTCTAATTACATAACCATTTGTTAGATGTTTTAGGCAGacattttaaatacaatacaaCTCTCCTACTATGTTTTTTAAGTAATAACCATGAAGTTATTGTCCTAAACTTTCTTTGACCTTTCTGTGACCTTTTGATGACCTTGTCAATGTATTTTCTTGTTGATTTTCTAGGTGCAGCAGCAGACATGGAGATGAATGTGACCATGAATTTCCCGTTTGACTGGAACAACACTGAGTGTTCTGGGAGTGTCTGTCCTACTGTACATATCCTAACCTGTATTAATCTACAGGCCCCTGCTGCCTTTTTCCCAAGCACACGGTAAGTCTGGTACATGTCCtcagttatatatatttgttgccATTTTTGGTTAACTCAGTATATTAAGGTGCATGTAAGAACCCAAAAGCCAGATTAGTCTGAAAACTGTCTAAAAAAGAAAACCAGATGATGTTACGCATGGGTAGATTTCTTGATGAGTATCTAtgttaaaatttcatatttataaagCCAAACGCCCTGTTTGTGCGCCATATGTATGATAGCCTTGTGGAAGTTTTCAGtagtatacttcagtgagattgtACTCTACTGTGGCATTCCTTTGGTGCTTACAcacataaaaattaaaaacatactgcagcctcccaaaactcTGCTACTCTGTTATAATTACTGGTCTCAAGaacatgttgtacatgtataacctatcTTCTAACAAACAGTTCATACCTCCTTTATCTACAGACAAGTTGGCACATGCTACAGTTACGCAAATGACTCCAGTAATGAAGTGCATACAAAAATGCAGAGTTACCAGGGCAACCAGTTCACCTTGTTACCAACAATAGCCTCACAGTGTCTGGACACACCGGTCATCAAGGTCAAGCACAAAGTGGACCCCAGGTTTACAATGATGCTTACTTTGGTAAGTAACTATATCATTAGGAAGGGACatgaataaatatatagaaaGAATTTTGTAAACAATGCACATTAAACTTCTGTCATACAGTCAATAAGCTTAATAAGACCCTGTAGTAGGAGTTCAGAATGATCTtcatttcagattttttgtcaCAATTTTTCGTAAATTAATTGTCtgcaaaaaatatacaaaatattaatcGCATGCAAAAATAAGTTTGCTTACTGTATTTGATAATGACTGAATGATAAGAACATTGATGTCTATGTTCTACAATGGAAATTTCAACTACTCTGCTGTTCAGTAGTCTGATGCTTGTATTCAGGTCAGCACCAAAGGAATTATAGTTTTTCTGATTTAGATACCTGTATCATGGATTCCATGTAATCCCTGCAGTCTGTAATTGTTAATACTTTAAACCCATCAGGAGGACCGATCCGTCATCAATCTTCACCTGATGCACACAAGCTACTTCCTGTTTGTGATGTTTATCACGCTCTTCTGTTACGCGATCATCAAGGGGCGGACAAGCAAGATCAAAACCCACAACTACTCAGAGGTATATCACAGAGCGTTGATGTGTCGGGGAGTGTCTAAGTGATCTTCTAAAGATAATTCAGGGTTTGGTGTGTGAAGAGAGAAAAGAGTTACTGTGTAAGAGTAAGGACCTACGTCCAATACATTGGGGAATGTCAGATAAATGTTtactattttgtttattgtttgtttgtttgagttttgacggcccatcgacaactgaGGGCCAatctacaagtcatgcattagtTTGAAAGCTCCAGATAGAAGATAGATAATGAATACATCTAATAGATCAGGATAAGACATAGACAAGTAGGAACTAAAGCGCAGATTgtacattttgattttatacaaaaaattgtatgggataaaatagttttggctaaaacacatgggAAAACATTGGaacaataaaatgttgaaatgatATGTTGATAAGGTAGGAaaatgttcatattttgttaGAAATGCTGATTTATTTTGAGATAATTGATAATATGATTACAGAAAACCTCCAATAGAGAGTCTTATTTGTTTAGTCATGCAGTATGTAAATCAACTCAGTAACTACTGGTACATGTAGTTAAAAAAGAATAAAGATCAATTaggattttgttttattctttcTAGTTTCTTTCATTTTTACCATGACAAGCATTGTTACATTTTATTAAAGACCAACAGGCATGATTTCCTATTGATTTtagaaaaagttttttttttttcccaagAAATTGCCACGTTCTTTTTACATTGTAGGTGAATTCTTATGCCTGAAAAGCTGAGAAGCTAGCAGAGATTGATAGCAGTCGTCCTCTGTACTGTGACTTCTGTATTTAACAACCTTCCAGGTCTGATTGTTGTGATACATACAGCTGACATCGACATGTGTGGGTGTGTTCTGTGTAAGGCTTCAATTTAATGTTAAACAAATATGTCTGTGATGAAGACTTCTGGCCATATGATTGGCATCCTCGTAGTGTAAAACCCAACACCACAGATACTCACATTAAAGTGGAATATACATCAGACACCTACCAATAGAAATACTCCAATACTCCTTGTGAGACATAAAAACATTAATCTGGAGGAAAAAATTCCCTTTGAGCAAAGCTCGGGATGCATGTCAAACTTTGACCtgaatttatttgatatttaatgaaCCAGTCACATAGATTTAGAAATCTTTTGTTCTGGGTTTTGTTTCAATGTGTTACCGGCCTCTATAAAGGAACAACGATTGTCTAAGGTAACCTTGGGCTGATTGTGAAACTGACTTCTTGATTTAAATATGTGATGCATCACCTTAACTTGGATATATATCCAGTGCAAAGGCTGATTTCTTGTAATCAGCCACCTTCAGTAGTGTTACTGATCCCCTTCGTTTGAACTTTTCTTGGCAATGCTACGTACAGACACTTTTATAAAGATACTTGTTGCAACATTTGAATACCAGTATCAGGATCTGTGTGATGGACCAGCTTACAGTGCTGACGTGTGTTACACTCAACGCTTAAACATGGACATCTCATGTTTGAGGCCCAGTCCAATTTCAAACAAACTAAATATAAAAGTAAGGATATTCCTTATGCTGAGCGCAGTAAGGATATTCCTTTTATATATGCTCAGCAGAGTAAGGATATGCATTATGCTTAGCAGAGTAAGGATATTCCTTATGCTTAGCAGATTAAGGATATTTCTTATGCTGAGAGGAGTAAGGATATTCCTTATGCTCAGCGGAGTAAGGATATTCCTTATGCTTAGCAGAGTAAGGATATTCCTTATGCTGAGAGGAGTAAGGATATTCCTTATGCTGAGGTGAGCAAGGATATTCCTTATGCTTAGCAGAGTAAGGATATTCCTTATGCTGTGCTGAGTAAAGATATTCCTTATGCTTAGCAGAGTAAGGATATTCCTTATGCTCAGCTAAGTAAGGATATTCCTTATGCTCAGCGGAGTAAGGATATTCCTTATGCTCAGCAGAGTAAGGATATTCCTAATGCTGTGCGGAGTAAAGATATTCCTAATTCTCAGCGGAGTAAGGATATTCCTAATGCTGAGTGGAGTAAAGATATTTCTAATTCTCAGCAGAGTAAGTATATTCCTTATGCTCAGCGGAGTAAGGATATTCCTTATGCTGAGTGGAGTAAGGATATTCCTTATGCTCAGCGGAGTAAGGATATTCCTTATGCTCAGCGGAGTAAGGATATTCCTAATGCTCAGCGGAGTAAGGATATTCCTAATGCTGTGCGGAGTAAAGATATTCCTAATTCTCAGCGGAGTAAGGATATTCCTAATGCTGAGTGGAGTAAGGATATTCCTAATGCTGAGTGGAGTAAAGATATTTCTAATTCTCAGCAGAGTAAGTATATTCCTTATGCTCAGCGGAGTAACGATATTCCTTATGCTGAGCAGAGATAAGATAAACCTTGACATGAATCTGTGTTATATTAACACtatgtatattgttattgttGGAAATTATTCTGAAAAGACCTGGACAACTGCCTGAGTGAATCTCGAGGAGATACGTGcaatttatagtgctatttttCGGAAATTTTCTTAAGGCATTATTATTTCACTAACCAGCAATATTGAGTACAACATATTGTAGTGTTTCTAGATAGTGAGTATTAGTAGTAGTGGGTGTAAAAATGGAGATTAGTATGAACCTGGTAAATGAAGAAATGCTATTGTAGTGTAATCATACATCCCTTGTACATTTATACACCGGTCACATCATGGTCTACATGTAAGTGTTACAGTTCTGTGTTTAAATCATATGGGTACAGATATCCTTATatcatctacatgtatacatatattccGAAGGATCAATGTCACTCGTCCTTTTCAATCCACATATACTAGAGGACCCACATTGGAGTAACGAACAACATTATACTATGCACATAGGGTTATTTTGTCAATATCATATTCAATCGTATACACTTTAGGACCAAAAGACTTCCTATTTGATCCACATAAGGTTTGATATGAACCATATGTCACACATCTTATTCGATTTATTTGTGATTAAGGaccaactgtacatgtactacCCCCATTCTAATATAGCTGTGTAGCTATATGTAGAGGATACATATTAACCAATTTcttcttgttatttttgtaaCCATGCTATGTCCTGCTAAATCACAAAATTGTTATTTTGCTTCTAAAATGCAAGCTGCTATGCAGTGTTCTGCTTATTAAACTGACACATGAATCAGTACAGCTTTACCCACCTTACACATCATATGATGATGTATAAATAAACTTAGATGGACCCAACAGGAGCCTTAACTCCACAGAGTGATATCCCCCTCAAACATCTTTGTGGAGGAAATTCTATTTGGACCTTTCCGTCGACAATCTGAGATGATTTTTCaggctataactccaaaaccatGCAATGTAGCTGCTTGAAACTTAATGTATATATTGGGCTAGTGTCCTAGCTATGACTTAGCTAGAACAGTgtaccttccattttcaatagtTTTTCTGTTATCATGAAAACTTAGTCAAAAGTACAAAATTACaatttccttttgtttccgggctataactcgaaaccATTAAAGTTAGCTCCATGAAGCTTTCTGTCCATGTATATGAGGCTAGTGCCATACTTGTGCCTTTTATTTTTGGGGACCTCCCATTTTCAATAGTTTCTCTGTTTCTACAGAAACACATTCAAATCTGATCTAGGACAACACCAATCTGTGTCTAAGCATTGAATGCATGTAGTAGGTGTACTATTGAGAGGGATATTGCCATGCTTTGTAGCACATTGTTGATACAGGTTATGTTGTATGGAAGCAAGTTTAAAGTTTGATCTGACATGCTGAATATTGACGTCTCCATAGCTCACAATATTGTAATATTGATTCTAAATACTTTTTCTGATGCTTTAATTCCACAGATATATTCAGTTATTAGCAACTTATGTTCGTGACCTGATAATATTGTCACATAaacaaattttgtgttttataaatgaaattgttttgCTTGCATTTCATGTGTGTTAATGTTAGACAGTTTGTCGAATTATTGTTTGTGTATTACATACATTATAACTAGTTGCTCATTTTGctgaaaaattgtgaaattattcGTACCGgtacacatgtatattgtgaAATGTACTGTTAAATGTTCCATGTAAGTTATTGtattttagaattattttatAGTGAAATGTATGGAAATAAGTAATGTTTGTTATATGAATGTGTGTCATGTTGAGTTTCTAATACATTagaattatcataaaaaaaattaggTTTATATAAGCTTTCTTTTCCAGCTAGGGAGAGATATATACTCTTACAGTGAAATTTACTCTAATTCAGGAGTAAATAGTTTAGCTGGAAAATTCTGTACCAaacagggggagataattttgtTGGTCAATGCTGGGAAATTCTGTACCAaacagggggagataattttgtTGGTCAATGCCAGGAAGTTCTGTACCAAACAATGGGGACATAATTTTGTTGGTCAATGCCAGGAAGTTCTGTACCAaacagggggagataattttgtTGGTCAATGCTGTGAAGTTCTGTACCAAACAGGGGGAAATAATTAAGCTGGCTAAAGCTGGGAAATTCAGTCCCAtacagggggagataattttgttaaaatatttgcaAAACAAATCTATATACATCAGAAGGGGATAAACTTACACTAAAAATGTATTATGTCATTTCTGTTCAGTAATATTGGCATTATGCTTtaatatatacctatatatgaCTTCCTTTTAAACCTGAAAATGACACTGGCTGGTAGACAAAACAGATATATCCAGGTAAAGACTTATCAACTCTTGATAGCTAACAGGACCATCCAACTTCAATTCCAATACactgtaattattttatgtaacaGACTGGTAAAAAGTGTTAATGTGTAGACGTAGGAAAGtttgtgtatttatattgttgGAGAGCATGGGTGTTAAAAAGTACCAGAGGAAGAGCATGTTTTTGACTTCATCTTTTTTATATGTGTGAATATTTTGTCTGTATTTAATGTAAACATAAAGTAGATAGCACTTGTTATTTATAAAAGGTATAAATGTACCGGTAAATACAAATGAATGTAAATTATTTGTCCAGTAAAACTGGCTTATCAGGTTGTCAGTACCAAAATTTAAAAGGTTCAATAGTCTTGAAAATTAAAGTGaagtttttaaaaattgaataaataattttgtaacatCATAGAAATTAAATCCACCTCCTTACCTAAACAAAAGCCTTTCAATGAAGAGATTTAAAAAAGAATGTTCTGTAACGCTaccacatgttttgtgtatAATCAACATCAGCAATAATTTTGAACCTTCTATGTTGAAATGTGTATTTATAATTGTAACTAATCTGATATCATCttgaaatttgttattttgttcaatgaaatgttttgttgtgCTATAGATTGatgatagtttttctttttgttgtgtTCTTAGTATTCTAGATCTTTGTTATACCATTTTGTTAATCCATATAGCTGAAGATAATCCTGGCCCCAATATCATTAATAGTATTTAAGACTATGACTGATAAGTTTTCCAGCCAGATCTCGGTGAAGTTAATATACTTTTGTGATTCTAATGTTATTTTGGTATACTGCTGATTTAAGATTTCTGTACAATAAGATTACAGGTCcgtgttttgtatattttttattttttttttgggagggggggggggtgtcctCTCTTCCACCTTCTAAACCTGCTACTTATGTCATTAAATGAGAGTGGCTGTTAACAACACATTAAACCAGACAAACCATCTACAAGTATATCATACCAGAATACAAAGTCTgtgtaaatatattcaaaatttggttttattagtttaacgtcctattaacagccagggtcatgtaaggacgtgccatgtttgttggtggaggaaagccggagtaccaggagaaaaaccaccgaccagcggtcagtatctggcaactgctccacacgGGATTCAAACCCACAtcccagaggttgagggcttgtggtaataggtcgagacaacttaaccactcggccaccgcagccccaatattcaaaataagaaaacataggatattatagtatcatatgatgatgtaatatgtcatcaaaatattacatgttCTTTGAAATGGTATTGAAATTTGAAGCAGAAACAGCGCAGAATTTCATAACTGTAGGTACAGTTTATTGTAGTGAATACATTCCAGTCtagatttgtttatttataggCAAGTATATTAATTGTGATATTATCAGTTTGCATTATAAACCTCCCAATATTTTACTCAATGTATTGGCAAGACTATTAGAAATCCATATTAAATACACAATCACGGTCTCAaccattttaattcaaataactTTGGCAGCGTGAATTATACTGGCctatattttctttttgttactGACAATTTGTAGTATTACAGGtaatttgtaa
The Argopecten irradians isolate NY chromosome 9, Ai_NY, whole genome shotgun sequence DNA segment above includes these coding regions:
- the LOC138330684 gene encoding small ribosomal subunit protein bS6-like, with the translated sequence MLRTDTFIKILVATFEYQYQDLCDGPAYSADQSKDIPYAQLSKDIPYAQRSKDIPYAQQSKDIPNAVRSKDIPNSQRSKDIPNAEWSKDISNSQQSKYIPYAQRSKDIPYAEWSKDIPYAQRSKDIPYAQRSKDIPNAQRSKDIPNAVRSKDIPNSQRSKDIPNAEWSKDIPNAEWSKDISNSQQSKYIPYAQRSNDIPYAEQR
- the LOC138331946 gene encoding transmembrane protein 248-like encodes the protein MMTPPLVENVKGFVYSKPPLVIFMICLGGCAVVLLTLAYIVKVNDQLINPDLTKDWNRFLDNFSELEFCMIGNSTTYPDDVPSGSSKLTDKLDVISNRLVGSPTTTERSPQTGDNVVNTSLTMMVEMRPTPHFNEITQNVTFLLSTVTGSQIGLSGAAADMEMNVTMNFPFDWNNTECSGSVCPTVHILTCINLQAPAAFFPSTRQVGTCYSYANDSSNEVHTKMQSYQGNQFTLLPTIASQCLDTPVIKVKHKVDPRFTMMLTLEDRSVINLHLMHTSYFLFVMFITLFCYAIIKGRTSKIKTHNYSEVNSYA